One window of Medicago truncatula cultivar Jemalong A17 chromosome 2, MtrunA17r5.0-ANR, whole genome shotgun sequence genomic DNA carries:
- the LOC11423276 gene encoding LOB domain-containing protein 7 — protein sequence MNNNNNNIISRNGNGTTQACAACKYQRRKCGTSCILAPYFPHDRQKQFLNAHKLFGVGKITNMIKNVPPHLRDHTMSSIIFQSDMRAMDPVGGCYRFIQQLQSQYEFYQAELHLTRQQISICKATQSQQHQQQFAAVSNHHYNDMHVINHNNNEDNDAALNIINHFNQQHFVDDQLNMNMLPQQQLQLQQQYVVDDVCINPNYVPLQEDLNSWANNINIPLSPLTLEGNNKEEDGEEDQERVGDDQGNDQKPVFDLINEMNSLDTNSSSIDPGHQELEHIIIWGISCMIMMLCDGDDDDEGVL from the exons atgaacaacaacaacaacaacatcatctcaAGAAACGGCAACGGAACAACACAAGCTTGTGCTGCATGTAAATATCAACGTAGGAAGTGTGGTACATCCTGCATTCTCGCACCATATTTTCCTCACGATCGTCAAAAACAATTCTTAAACGCTCATAAATTGTTTGGTGTTGGTAAAATCACCAATATGATCAAGAATGTTCCACCTCATCTTAGAGATCATACCATGAGTTCTATTATTTTTCAATCTGATATGCGTGCTATGGATCCTGTTGGTGGTTGTTATAGATTCATTCAACAGCTTCAATCTCAATATGAATTTTATCAAGCTGAGCTTCATCTTACACGTCAACAAATTTCTATTTGTAAAGCTACACaatcacaacaacatcaacaacaatttgcCGCTGTGTCTAATCATCATTATAATGACATGCATGTCATTAATCATAACAATAACGAGGATAATGATGCTGCTTTGAATATTATCAATCATTTTAACCAGCAGCATTTTGTTGATGATCAACTGAATATGAATATGCTGCCTCAACAGCAATTGCAACTGCAGCAGCAATATGTTGTCGATGATGTCTGTATTAACCCTAATTATGTTCCTTTACAAGAGGATCTTAATTCATGGgcaaacaatattaatatacCGTTGTCTCCTTTAACTTTGGAGGGTAACAATAAGGAAGAAGATGGTGAAGAAGATCAGGAACGTGTTGGTGATGATCAAGGAAATGATCAGAAACCCGTTTTTGACCTAATCAATGAAATGAATTCTTTGGATACCAACAGCAGTAGTATTGATCCGGGGCACCAG GAGTTAGAACACATTATAATTTGGGGCATTTCAtgtatgattatgatgttatg tgatggtgatgatgatgatgaaggggTCTTGTGA